GCGTTTTGTGATTATTGTATGTTGCATTAATTTTAAAGTTCTTTCCTGAACATGAATTTTATGTATCCCTGGCAGAGTATATTCAGCTGATCATTTAGAAGATAGCGACAATTCTTTCCTGAACATGTATTTTATGTATCCGTGGCAGAGTAGATTCAGCAGAACCTTAGGAGGTAGCGACAATGGTTAAGTTTTTGAAGCCAAACAAAGCTGTGGTAGTGCTACAAGGACGCTTTGCTGGGCGTAAGGCTGTTATCATTCGTGCTTTCGATGAGGGAACACGTGAGCGTCCATATGGTCATTGCTTAGTTGCAGGGATTAACAAGTACCCCAAGAAGGTAATTCGCAAGGATTCAGCCAAGAAGACTGTGAAGAAATCAAGAGTGAAGGCTTTCATCAAGCTTGTGAACTATAACCACATCATGCCTACACGTTACACCCTTGATGTCGATCTCAAGGATGTTGTCACTCCAGATGTTCTTACTTCCCGTGACAAGAAGGTTACAGCTGCTAAAGAGACAAAGGCTCGTTTGGAGGAGAGGTTCAAGACCGGGAAAAACAGGTGGTTCTTCACCAAGCTCAGGTTCTGAGGCTCTGTGAAAGAGTTTCACTGTCATCTTTTTTGAGTAGTTATCGACTGAGTTTCAGTTTCCTTTTTTGACTGTAATTGCATTAAAGATAATACAGGGATTTAAGGTTTTGACTCTAAACTTTTAAATGACTAGTTTATGGCATTGTTTTAGATTCCAAAACATGTGGTTTGTTAGTTCCTCATGATACTGTTGGCCAGAACCAACCAACTTGTTATAGTTTATTACATAGTATTACGCTCAATTTGTGCTAGTACATGAGGCCTTGCACATATCAGTTGATGAAGCTGTGAATTTAAGCAAGAACCTTGAATTCTAGGAGTGCTGATGCAGCTTAAATGCTGCACGtgtgctgatgatgatgaatctgttAGCCATTAATTGTAAATTTCTTTTCTATTTGTTGTTGATTGTTGATCAAAGCTCTGTTCCGTCACTATGACAAACAAtatttcttatcttcttctctctGTATTTCGAGTTTCTTTCATGAACTACCTTGCCACTTAGCAGGAGACGTCCGCATCAACACGCAAAATGATTTtggaaaaaaacaagaaacaaaggacttgttattcatcACAAGGCTTTATCCCAAGCCTACTAACCTTGTCACTCGTTCTGGGGAAGATTACCATTCCAGACACCCGTTTGGGTTTGTTAAAGTCTTAAAGAATAGCTTTCATGTCGTTCATAGTCCTCTTCATATCGATCACTATAATCACTTTTCAACCAAATACCTTCCGTAAAGAGCATCATTATTCCTTAACTCCTCTCTCTCTTTTGCATCCTCTGCAGCAAGACTGTTCTCAGATGATTCAGTCTCCTCCACGTGGTACTCATAACCATCATTTGACTCCTCAGAATCACTCTCGGTTTCGCTGCGTCTCTTTCTCCGGACGTAATCATCATCACtgtcttctctttctctctttttttcctttcaacCGTTGCACAACTTTTTTCCTTCCATAATGCAAATTCTTGAGCATTTTCCTCTCTTTTCCTCTCATAGTCAGTTAAACGACCTCGCATATCAATTTCCCCCATGAAGAAACTCCTTCAAATTCTCCAATTCTCTGGCATCAAGCCTTAATATATTCCTCTTCACAAATTCAAGAGTTCTTGATGGTTTAGTACCATCAGGAGCGTTATTCCTTAAATTTGTCATTTAACCTTTAGTCTTCCCACTCTCTCTAATTTCTTTTCCtcttttacaccatgtttgtttactcctgagtcctgactcatctgagtcgtctggatctgagtgaaatcacctgactcatctggatctgactctaTATATTTGttctgagtcagatctgactcaactaattcaaaaatatgtgagtcggtgatttggtcccatgagtcaggggtattttgtcaCCTGACTCAAACGGGTCCGAATCAGAGGTCGAGGCAGATCTGACTCGAAATAGAAAACAacagtctgactgctgactcggcgggagtcaggggttgactcagacccagacgtcgagtcagctgcaaacaaacaaggtgttagTCTTTTCTTTGGTGAATTACAAATTATCTTCTCTAATTTCTATTAATCCCCAAATGAAGCCATGGACATTTAAAGAGTTCAACGAAATGCCCCGTCCTTGGCTATTCACGCCCATCGAAAGCTAGGCGCATCATGCACATTTCCTCAAGAACCATCATTACTCCTCGAAATTACCCATTCAAAGTCTATTCCTAGACGTTTCATCTAACCCAACTCTTGGCCAATGTACCATTAAAAGGGTATAtaaatctaactcctttaaaatcctaagctccttAGGCTCCAAGTTGAACGGTGACCGTCACCCTCTCACAGAATTGTTccgtttcacttttcctcaaaggagagaaaaaagagGAATTCCCACACAAAATTCGGGCGCaaaacataaaaccaaaaaaaaaaaacataccaaatCCTTTTCTATTTCGCTCATAAAACATAACCGTTTCTTCTTCATCACGGGTGATAATCAGTCGTATCCAGATACAGGGTAACTTTCTCCTATTTATGATTTAATTTTACTCAATGACGAAGAAATGTTAAGTATCAagttgattattgattgctttcttttttggatttttgaaaataAGCATGTGCATTGTTGGTATCAATAATCGTGTTAGTCCTGGTGTCAAGGAATCTGTAGGGCTGCTGGGATTGGTTATAGGAGACAACGAAACCACATCAAAGCCAATTGCAAGGGAATGTAGGGTAAAAGAAAAACTTGGGTAAACATATGTTTACCGGTTATAGTCCTCTTACCGTTATTCACCTTTGAAACATAGTTTGTGGCAACCACCTCAAGTGGAGTAAACATATGTTTCTTCTTTTAGGCACCAGTCATTTCTTTATCTGGCCATACCC
This is a stretch of genomic DNA from Papaver somniferum cultivar HN1 chromosome 1, ASM357369v1, whole genome shotgun sequence. It encodes these proteins:
- the LOC113299128 gene encoding 60S ribosomal protein L27-like, with the protein product MVKFLKPNKAVVVLQGRFAGRKAVIIRAFDEGTRERPYGHCLVAGINKYPKKVIRKDSAKKTVKKSRVKAFIKLVNYNHIMPTRYTLDVDLKDVVTPDVLTSRDKKVTAAKETKARLEERFKTGKNRWFFTKLRF